A region of Lycium barbarum isolate Lr01 chromosome 3, ASM1917538v2, whole genome shotgun sequence DNA encodes the following proteins:
- the LOC132631392 gene encoding uncharacterized protein LOC132631392: protein MANLTKLEFVALDISGKNYLSWVLDAEIHLDAMGLGDTIKENNKASNQENAKVMIFLRHHLNEDLKIEYLTIKNPLVLWKNLKERYDHLKMVFLPKARHEWINLRLQDFKSVMKYNSEMFRITSILTLCREKISDSDKLEKTFSTFHASNVLLQQQYREKGFTKHCDLIAHLLVAEQNNDLLMKNHENRPTGAAPLPEVNEVYAHYSRRGKGRGPGRGHDNSRGRGRYNGQRRNYFPAVSHSSKKNHHQKGKKKDDRHEVPEARGSENKCYRCGGSGHWSRTCRTAKHVVEIYQASIKRKEKNLEANFISENQVDITHLDVADFFEHPEGKINHLIGHGSVVRDD, encoded by the coding sequence ATGGCTAACCTTACAAAACTCGAGTTCGTTGCCCTTGATATTTCAGGTAAGAACTACCTATCATGGGTGCTAGATGCTGAAATCCATCTTGATGCTATGGGTCTTGGAGACACcattaaagaaaataataaagcatcCAACCAAGAAAATGCCAAGGTTATGATATTCTTGCGTCATCATCTTAATGAGGACCTAAAAATTGAATATCTTACTATTAAGAATCCACTCGTTTTAtggaaaaacttgaaagaaaggtatgaccacctgaagatggtcttcCTCCCAAAAGCACGACATGAATGGATCAatctaaggctacaagatttcaaATCAGTTATGAAGTATAACTCTGAGATGTTCAGAATTACTTCTATATTGACACTATGTAGAGAAAAGATTAGTGATTCTGATAAGCTGGAAAAGACGTTCTCCACTTTTCATGCCTCGAatgtgctcctgcagcagcaatatcgAGAGAAAGGTTTCACAAAGCATTGTGATTTGATTGCTCATCTTCTTGTGGCTGAACAAAATAATGATTTGCTGATGAAAAATCACGAAAATCGACCTACTGGCGCTGCACcactccccgaagtgaatgaggtGTATGCCCACTACTCCAGGCGTGGAAAAGGTCGTGGCCCCGGTCGTGGTCATGATAATAGTCGTGGTCGTGGTCGTTATAATggtcaaagaagaaattattttccTGCTGTTAGTCACTCTTCAAAGAAAAATCACCaccaaaaggggaaaaagaaggaTGATAGGCATGAAGTGCCAGAAGCACGTGGCTCAGAAAACAAATGTTATCGATGTGGTGGAAGTggacactggtcacgtacctgtcgtacggcaAAGCACGTGGTTGAGATTTATCAGGCatcaattaaaagaaaagagaaaaatctcGAAGCTAATTTTATCTCTGAAAATCAAGTTGACATCACACACTTGGATGTAGCAGATTTCTTTGAGCATCCTGAAGGAAAGATAAATCACTTGATTGGTCATGGTTCTGTGGTTAGAGATGATTGA
- the LOC132632635 gene encoding cysteine-rich receptor-like protein kinase 42 has product MPIAQRYLEYVTFISLISFIFMLSPSLADPRTTIANISCKPLTNVAINTNLFPKYMEVMGTLDDFISENKSATYEMNTNEPDIYGLAKCHNDLSQDECKLCFIEAKNKLTKCIPAPGGSVYLDGCFLRYDNYNFFDESIQKNSSSYVCGVPTDITNDQYMKRDFAARVDRAIANVTGMSIVNSGFGATVVKSGLLAIYALGQCWDYLGPEECTKCLNNAGDMVRKCLPAAEGKAINAGCYLRYSSNKFFSDGALVLADKGPTECKDAWIIAAIVLSSILGLFAILGAFLGYRRYSKDKGGTKRVHKIPLALETSKLNFKYEVLQKATRDFDPLNKLGQGGSGSVYKGILPDGKTVAVKRLLYNTRQWAEEFFNEVNLISSIQHKNVVKLLGCSIEGPESLLVFDCVSNRNLDQVLFDENKRQFLSWKERFEIILGIAEGLAYLHEGSKAKIIHRDIKNTNILVDDQLVPKIADFGLARRFAPHKTHVSTGVAGTLGYLAPEYLLQGCLTEKADVYSFGVVAIEVACCIKSNVFVSDSGSVLQSVWRNYKLNKITESIDSRLMSDFQEQEASRVLQLGLLCTQTRRFSRPSMSQVVTILRNEEIEIPVPMQPPFQNSSLLAPPDTSSPSVTKDSFCSEWYSTDGISIQSSEFASLSSSQSSDFSTSENSRLLKIS; this is encoded by the exons ATGCCTATTGCACAAAGATACCTTGAATATGTCACGTTCATCTCCTTAATTTCCTTCATCTTTATGTTATCTCCCTCTCTTGCTGATCCAAGAACTACCATAGCTAATATTTCTTGCAAACCCCTTACAAATGTGGCGATTAACACCAATTTATTCCCTAAATACATGGAAGTCATGGGAACTCTCGATGATTTTATTTCGGAGAATAAGTCTGCAACATATGAAATGAACACAAATGAACCCGATATTTATGGATTAGCGAAATGCCACAACGATCTTTCTCAAGACGAATGCAAGCTCTGTTTCATCGAAGCAAAAAATAAGCTCACCAAATGCATTCCTGCCCCTGGTGGCTCTGTTTATTTAGACGGTTGTTTTCTCAGATACGACAATTATAATTTTTTCGACGAGAGCATACAGAAGAATTCTTCGAGTTATGTTTGTGGTGTTCCCACGGATATAACAAACGATCAGTACATGAAAAGGGATTTTGCAGCAAGAGTTGATCGTGCAATCGCGAATGTCACGGGCATGTCAATAGTAAATAGTGGATTCGGGGCTACGGTTGTGAAAAGCGGGTTGCTTGCTATTTATGCATTAGGCCAATGTTGGGATTATTTGGGACCTGAAGAATGCACTAAGTGTCTGAATAATGCTGGAGATATGGTAAGAAAATGTTTGCCTGCTGCTGAGGGAAAAGCCATAAATGCTGGTTGCTATTTGAGATACTCTTCTAATAAATTCTTCAGTGATGGAGCACTAGTCCTCGCTGATAAAG GACCAACGGAGTGTAAGGATGCATGGATAATTGCAGCGATAGTGTTATCGTCTATCTTGGGACTATTTGCTATTTTAGGAGCCTTTCTAGGCTACCGAAGATATTCTAAGGACAAAGGAG GTACAAAAAGGGTTCATAAGATTCCACTGGCTCTCGAGACATCGAAACTAAATTTCAAGTATGAAGTGCTCCAAAAAGCAACAAGGGATTTTGATCCCTTGAACAAGTTAGGCCAAGGAGGATCTGGTTCAGTATATAAAGGGATTCTTCCTGATGGCAAAACTGTTGCTGTGAAAAGATTATTATACAATACACGTCAATGGGCGGAGGAATTCTTCAATGAGGTCAATTTGATTAGTAGTATCCAACACAAGAATGTTGTGAAATTATTGGGTTGTAGTATAGAAGGACCTGAAAGTCTTCTGGTTTTTGATTGTGTATCTAACAGGAACCTTGATCAAGTGCTATTTG ATGAGAACAAGCGTCAATTTTTAAGCTGGAAAGAGCGATttgaaattatattgggaatagCAGAAGGGCTTGCATATCTTCATGAAGGAAGCAAAGCAAAGATAATCCACAGGGATATTAAAAACACTAATATTCTGGTTGATGATCAACTCGTTCCAAAGATTGCTGATTTTGGACTTGCTCGACGTTTTGCTCCCCATAAAACTCATGTCAGCACTGGAGTTGCGGGAACCTT GGGATATTTAGCTCCTGAATATCTTCTTCAAGGATGTTTAACAGAGAAAGCAGATGTTTATTCCTTTGGAGTGGTGGCCATAGAGGTTGCATGTTGTATAAAGAGCAATGTCTTTGTGAGCGATTCTGGATCAGTTCTACAATCT GTGTGGAGAAATTACAAGTTGAATAAGATTACTGAGTCCATAGACAGCAGGCTGATGAGTGATTTTCAAGAACAGGAGGCATCACGCGTGCTTCAGCTAGGGCTATTGTGTACACAAACTAGAAGATTTTCACGACCATCTATGTCTCAAGTGGTAACGATCCTAAGAAATGAAGAAATTGAAATTCCAGTGCCAATGCAACCTCCATTCCAGAACTCAAGTTTACTAGCCCCTCCAGATACAAGTAGTCCGTCCGTAACTAAAGATAGTTTCTGCTCAGAATGGTATTCCACTGATGGAATTTCTATTCAATCTTCTGAGTTTGCTAGCCTATCTAGCTCTCAATCAAGTGATTTTTCGACGAGTGAAAACAGTAGACTCTTGAAAATCTCTTGA
- the LOC132632636 gene encoding homeobox protein knotted-1-like 6, producing MEEMFKFGYSDDHNMQAAYYGSVPMGYGSATNSVVETSSNLQEDIQAKISSHPLFPKLLLTYIDCHEVGAPPEIGKMFDNIVQENDLHRRSSSSSSTALNGLISDDSELNDFMRTYCDELAKFKSNLERLLNEATTFLNDIQAQLSNLCTTSNISEDEEGAEAEDGYTIGGGGGEANNDQNKSTSDEMCWRSEIKDKLMSKYSGYIISSLKQEYCKKNKKEKLPKEAREILLNWWTTHYNWPYPTEVDKVCLAELTGLDPKQINNWFVNQRKRHWKPSENMQFAVMETLHGHFSQ from the exons ATGGAGGAAATGTTCAAATTTGGTTACTCGGATGATCATAATATGCAGGCGGCATATTATGGATCCGTCCCCATGGGATATGGATCAGCTACTAATTCAGTAGTTGAGACTTCTTCTAATTTACAAGAAGATATTCAAGCAAAGATCTCTTCTCATCCTTTGTTTCCTAAGCTTCTTCTTACTTACATCGACTGTCACGAG GTAGGAGCACCACCTGAGATTGGTAAAATGTTTGACAATATTGTCCAAGAAAATGATCTTCATAGGAGAtcaagcagcagcagcagcactgCCTTAAATGGACTGATCAGCGACGATTCTGAGTTAAATGATTTTATG AGAACTTACTGTGATGAGTTAGCTAAGTTCAAGTCCAATCTGGAAAGGCTTTTAAATGAAGCAACTACTTTTCTTAACGATATTCAAGCTCAACTTAGCAATCTCTGCACGACAAGCAATATCTCAG AGGATG AAGAAGGAGCGGAAGCGGAGGATGGTTATACaattggtggtggtggtggagaggCTAATAATGATCAGAACAAGAGTACTAGTGATGAAATGTGCTGGAGGAGTGAAATAAAGGACAAGTTAATGAGCAAGTACAGTGGATATATAATAAGTAGTCTAAAGCAAGAATATTGCAAGAAGAATAAGAAGGAAAAACTCCCAAAAGAAGCAAGGGAGATATTGCTAAACTGGTGGACTACTCACTACAATTGGCCTTATCCTACG GAAGTAGACAAAGTATGTCTAGCTGAATTAACAGGTTTAGATCCAAAGCAGATTAACAATTGGTTCGTTAATCAGCGGAAACGTCACTGGAAACCTTCAGAAAACATGCAATTTGCTGTTATGGAAACTCTACATGGTCACTTTTCTCAGTAA